One segment of Enterobacter ludwigii DNA contains the following:
- the gstA gene encoding glutathione transferase GstA gives MKLYYAPDTCSLSPHIVLRELEIEFELVKVNNKSKLTADGRDFRTINPKGYVAALELDNGQILTEGPAIVQYLADLKPEYGLAPRADSWARVRLQEWLNFITSEIHAGSAPLFNPALPEDIKAIFQDKLFRQFDLLQARLNENTYLTGSSFSVADAYLFTVLGWCKFFSIRLERWPALPAYMEKINARPAVQAALLAEASQ, from the coding sequence ATGAAACTTTATTACGCCCCGGATACCTGTTCGTTATCACCGCACATTGTGCTGCGCGAACTGGAAATTGAATTTGAACTGGTGAAGGTTAACAATAAAAGCAAGCTCACTGCTGATGGTCGCGACTTCCGCACCATTAACCCTAAAGGTTATGTCGCTGCACTTGAATTGGATAATGGGCAGATACTCACTGAGGGGCCAGCCATTGTGCAGTACCTCGCCGATCTTAAACCAGAATATGGCCTGGCACCGCGCGCGGACAGTTGGGCTCGGGTGCGTCTGCAGGAATGGCTTAACTTTATCACTAGTGAAATCCACGCTGGCTCGGCACCGCTGTTCAACCCCGCACTGCCCGAGGACATTAAAGCGATTTTTCAGGATAAGCTCTTCCGACAGTTCGATTTACTCCAGGCTAGGCTCAATGAAAACACTTATCTGACTGGCTCATCCTTCAGCGTAGCGGATGCCTACCTTTTTACTGTGCTGGGTTGGTGTAAATTCTTCTCAATCCGACTGGAACGCTGGCCAGCGCTACCGGCGTACATGGAAAAAATAAATGCCCGACCTGCTGTACAGGCTGCATTACTGGCTGAAGCGTCTCAGTAG
- a CDS encoding AAA family ATPase, whose product MDIATVTTSEKPTLHLLCGKIASGKSTLSAKLGALPGTIIVSEDYWLAALFANEMQSIADYVQYSSRLRNAMKPHLVSLLKAGLSVVLDFPANTQTNREWMMSIIKESGASNRLHYLKVTDEVCKSRLRARNEEGMHEFTASDQQFETITRFFAEPTADEGFDIIEYS is encoded by the coding sequence ATGGATATCGCTACAGTCACAACGTCAGAAAAACCCACTTTGCACTTGTTATGTGGGAAAATTGCATCAGGCAAATCCACATTGTCAGCAAAGTTAGGTGCATTACCCGGCACCATAATTGTCAGTGAAGATTATTGGCTGGCTGCCCTCTTTGCCAATGAAATGCAATCCATAGCTGATTATGTGCAGTATTCCTCAAGACTCAGAAACGCTATGAAGCCTCATCTGGTGTCGCTACTCAAAGCGGGTTTATCCGTAGTTCTGGATTTTCCGGCAAACACGCAAACCAATCGTGAATGGATGATGAGCATCATTAAGGAGTCAGGTGCCAGTAACAGGCTGCATTATTTGAAAGTTACTGATGAAGTATGTAAATCCCGCTTGCGCGCCCGTAATGAAGAAGGAATGCATGAATTTACAGCCTCAGATCAACAATTTGAAACCATAACGCGCTTTTTCGCAGAGCCAACGGCTGATGAAGGGTTTGATATTATTGAATACAGCTGA
- a CDS encoding DUF1963 domain-containing protein, producing MKSKSALVLEELRSKLRTASVAQVGGFRPTADPITSWFLKGVALPGEGLPVWKGQPMFPLLQIRVDELPVIPEQLKGIALLVLYHNMESHPFDKPHGEGWLIREYATLDGLELLPAINTPYRAFPVRWVSVNDDAPGWEDAWDIIDLSDVNDDEDASNRFYDGFNRYRGTKVGGYPMEIQHGVGIQDFVFQVGSEEKVNWMWADNGIGYFHKSPEGLWTFSCQFY from the coding sequence ATGAAATCCAAGAGTGCGTTAGTTTTAGAAGAACTCAGATCCAAATTACGTACTGCATCTGTGGCACAAGTCGGTGGTTTCCGCCCTACAGCAGACCCAATTACATCCTGGTTTTTAAAAGGAGTCGCTCTTCCAGGTGAAGGGTTGCCAGTTTGGAAGGGGCAGCCGATGTTTCCGCTTCTCCAGATTCGCGTAGATGAGCTTCCCGTGATTCCTGAACAACTGAAGGGGATCGCGCTCTTAGTGCTTTATCATAATATGGAAAGCCATCCATTTGATAAACCTCATGGCGAGGGGTGGCTAATACGAGAATACGCCACCCTTGATGGGCTTGAGTTATTGCCTGCAATTAACACTCCATATCGAGCATTTCCGGTTCGGTGGGTGAGTGTCAATGATGATGCTCCGGGATGGGAGGATGCTTGGGATATTATTGACTTATCTGACGTAAACGATGATGAGGATGCAAGTAATAGATTCTATGATGGTTTTAACCGGTACAGGGGAACCAAGGTTGGAGGATATCCAATGGAGATACAACATGGTGTGGGGATTCAAGATTTTGTCTTTCAAGTGGGGTCAGAAGAAAAAGTAAACTGGATGTGGGCGGACAATGGTATCGGCTACTTTCACAAATCCCCAGAGGGACTTTGGACGTTTTCATGTCAGTTTTACTAG
- a CDS encoding winged helix-turn-helix transcriptional regulator, with protein sequence MSKLYSPETAASGVEQVLRMLEGRWKLIILFHLFDGKVQRYSDFEKLIPEISQKMLAQQLRQLEADGIVSRRVYPQVPPKVEYRLTEWGQALCPALDAMLKWAEKREV encoded by the coding sequence ATGAGTAAGTTATATAGCCCTGAAACCGCCGCAAGCGGCGTGGAACAAGTTCTGCGAATGCTGGAAGGCCGCTGGAAACTCATTATTCTGTTTCATCTTTTCGACGGAAAGGTGCAACGCTATTCTGATTTTGAAAAACTGATCCCCGAAATTTCGCAGAAGATGCTGGCACAACAGCTGCGACAGCTGGAGGCCGACGGCATTGTGTCACGTAGGGTATATCCCCAGGTTCCACCGAAAGTCGAATATCGGCTCACTGAGTGGGGGCAGGCGCTGTGTCCGGCTCTCGATGCAATGCTGAAATGGGCGGAAAAACGCGAGGTTTAG
- a CDS encoding AzlD family protein: MPDYQTFIAIVLMALTTYATRVTAYLILRNRVLTPRAMTVLKSSPGCVMLAFIAPFFASGNPADLIALGLTLVVAMRFSMPVTVISGVMFAFILRYYLG, encoded by the coding sequence ATGCCTGATTATCAGACCTTCATCGCCATCGTATTAATGGCACTCACCACGTATGCAACGCGTGTGACCGCTTATCTTATATTACGAAACCGGGTGCTTACGCCCAGGGCGATGACGGTTCTTAAATCGTCTCCCGGTTGTGTCATGCTGGCTTTCATTGCGCCTTTTTTTGCCTCCGGAAATCCTGCAGATCTGATCGCGTTAGGGTTAACGTTAGTTGTTGCAATGCGCTTTTCAATGCCGGTGACGGTGATCTCCGGCGTGATGTTTGCCTTTATACTTCGCTATTATTTAGGGTAA
- a CDS encoding nuclear transport factor 2 family protein codes for MSLSLPQAISTYFAIGNGADIASVKRCFTLDAVVFDEGKTHRGYAAIEAWQRAARAAFDYSVHPIEVLTQGDRVIVTTNVVGNFPGSPVMLTHTFGLASDKIATLEII; via the coding sequence ATGTCATTATCTCTACCGCAAGCTATTTCAACCTATTTTGCGATCGGCAATGGTGCCGATATTGCCAGCGTTAAGCGCTGTTTTACTCTCGATGCCGTCGTGTTCGACGAAGGTAAAACCCATCGGGGGTACGCGGCAATCGAAGCGTGGCAACGCGCGGCGCGGGCTGCCTTCGACTATAGCGTTCACCCCATTGAAGTTCTCACGCAAGGCGATCGAGTAATAGTCACCACGAACGTTGTCGGTAATTTTCCCGGTAGCCCCGTGATGCTTACACATACTTTCGGCCTCGCTAGCGACAAGATTGCGACTCTGGAGATAATCTGA
- a CDS encoding SDR family oxidoreductase, protein MLMDLDLQGRRVLVTAGTKGIGKAVVHLLKQQGARVLTTARHEPAESSADAFVAADLTTIQGCNLVVDAVQKHLGGVDIIIHVAGGSTAPGGGFAALGEEEWQQELNLNLLPAVRLDRALLPGMLAQQDGVIIHVTSIQRELPLPESTTGYAAAKAALSAYSKSLSKEVSPKGIRVVRVAPGWVETEASVAMAERLAQQAGTDYEGGKQIIMNALGGIPLGRPSKPIEVANLIVFLASSCAATITGTEYVIDGGTVPTV, encoded by the coding sequence ATGCTGATGGATCTTGATTTACAGGGCAGACGTGTTCTGGTTACCGCAGGTACCAAAGGGATCGGCAAAGCAGTTGTCCACCTTTTAAAACAGCAAGGGGCAAGGGTGCTAACCACCGCGCGTCACGAGCCCGCAGAATCTAGCGCAGACGCTTTCGTGGCAGCGGATCTGACCACCATCCAGGGATGTAATTTAGTCGTGGACGCCGTTCAGAAACACCTGGGCGGCGTCGATATCATTATCCACGTAGCAGGCGGTTCTACCGCTCCCGGCGGTGGGTTTGCAGCCCTGGGGGAAGAGGAGTGGCAACAGGAGCTCAATCTTAATCTGTTGCCTGCGGTACGCTTAGATCGCGCGTTGTTGCCTGGGATGCTGGCGCAACAGGATGGGGTGATCATCCACGTCACCTCTATTCAGCGTGAACTGCCGTTACCGGAATCGACCACCGGATATGCGGCGGCCAAAGCGGCACTGTCGGCGTACAGCAAAAGCCTGTCGAAAGAAGTGTCCCCTAAGGGGATTCGGGTGGTGCGTGTGGCGCCTGGCTGGGTAGAAACCGAAGCATCGGTAGCGATGGCGGAACGACTTGCTCAGCAGGCAGGAACGGACTACGAGGGCGGTAAGCAGATCATCATGAATGCACTCGGTGGAATTCCGCTGGGCCGTCCCTCAAAGCCCATCGAAGTGGCGAACCTTATCGTCTTCCTTGCGTCATCCTGTGCTGCCACTATTACCGGTACGGAATATGTGATCGATGGCGGTACTGTCCCGACGGTATAA
- a CDS encoding AzlC family ABC transporter permease, with amino-acid sequence MSEQRVDVSSARPLLDKSETKKKEILRGLKDGLPVLLGVIPFALVLGAQASHKGLTPLDVPLMTGLNFAGGSEFAAIQIWTSPPPFLLIMAVTLLVNSRHILMGATLVPLLSRFPKRKVLPALFFMTDESWALSYNDAHSRNNKTAPLFSMPYYMAVSLSFYTMWVFCTALGALIGPVLGDVHQYGFDMAFPAVFLVLVRGMWNGIRKAVPWIISLVVSVAVCHFIAGLWYVIAGPLAGLAVAAFLGGEDA; translated from the coding sequence ATGAGTGAACAACGTGTGGATGTCAGTTCTGCCAGACCATTACTGGATAAGAGTGAAACGAAGAAAAAAGAAATCCTTCGTGGCCTGAAAGATGGGTTACCCGTATTACTGGGCGTGATCCCGTTTGCGCTGGTGTTGGGTGCGCAGGCAAGCCATAAGGGGCTCACGCCTCTCGACGTTCCCTTGATGACAGGATTAAATTTTGCCGGTGGGTCTGAATTTGCCGCCATACAAATCTGGACGTCGCCGCCACCTTTTTTACTTATTATGGCCGTAACATTACTGGTAAACAGTCGTCATATTTTAATGGGGGCGACGCTGGTTCCCTTACTTTCTCGTTTTCCAAAACGAAAGGTCTTACCTGCGCTTTTTTTTATGACGGATGAGAGTTGGGCACTCAGTTATAATGACGCGCATTCCAGAAATAACAAAACGGCGCCGCTGTTCAGCATGCCGTATTATATGGCGGTCTCTTTATCTTTCTATACGATGTGGGTTTTCTGTACCGCACTCGGCGCGTTAATTGGCCCGGTGCTGGGCGATGTTCACCAGTATGGTTTTGATATGGCCTTTCCGGCGGTCTTTCTTGTGCTGGTCAGAGGCATGTGGAATGGCATTCGTAAAGCCGTGCCCTGGATAATCAGTCTGGTTGTCTCCGTGGCGGTATGTCATTTTATTGCCGGCCTGTGGTACGTCATTGCTGGCCCTTTAGCAGGATTAGCCGTTGCCGCATTTTTAGGGGGAGAGGATGCCTGA
- a CDS encoding RrF2 family transcriptional regulator, giving the protein MLDYRFPTALQMVLSVAMAEQSGERSTSAILAYGLEANPSFIRKLMVPLTRDGIIVSTLGRNGSIHLGRPADKITLRDIYVSVIEDKKLWASRPDVPARCVVSANACWYFKSIADEAEQASLEVLAQHTVASALEKVKKADTSGCDPVPEIEGLHKKA; this is encoded by the coding sequence ATGTTAGATTACCGCTTCCCGACAGCTTTGCAGATGGTTCTCAGCGTAGCGATGGCGGAGCAATCGGGTGAACGTTCGACGAGTGCGATTCTGGCCTACGGACTGGAAGCGAATCCGAGCTTTATCCGCAAGTTGATGGTTCCGCTTACGCGTGACGGCATTATCGTCTCAACCCTTGGCCGTAACGGTTCTATTCATCTTGGTCGTCCGGCGGATAAGATCACCCTGCGTGATATCTATGTTTCTGTGATAGAAGATAAAAAGCTGTGGGCGTCGCGTCCTGACGTACCGGCTCGCTGCGTCGTCAGCGCCAATGCGTGCTGGTACTTCAAATCTATCGCCGATGAAGCGGAGCAGGCTTCGTTAGAGGTTCTGGCTCAACATACCGTGGCCAGCGCGCTGGAAAAGGTCAAAAAAGCCGATACCAGCGGGTGCGATCCGGTGCCTGAAATTGAAGGCCTGCATAAAAAAGCGTAG
- a CDS encoding ATP-binding protein translates to MNKETILSRQILTYMLSLTFVIIAIAILGSYLFYSFIIDYLPGGINAGNEDNMTFLDWMWILIASVTSLVVSLFFTVKLSARILKPLNEVAYSLKQISQGNLSARAFSSNSQLGEMNKLVNDFNIMAEKLQTLDAQRNLWNAAIAHELRTPVTILRGRLQGLVDGVFEPEPSLFQNLLKQTEGLTNLIEDLRVVSSSGGAGYSLVLSEVDLKTTISNTLDTFLPDFETKDFKIVTKLSSQCSVCDPLRIIQCLTVLFDNALKYSTSKTLLVNNGIMGSDNFIIVQDKGPGIPEDLQKTLFQPFQRGEHAKKINPEGCGLGLSVVKAIMRAHGGDVSYSLTRENGSVFRLSWPVQGH, encoded by the coding sequence ATGAACAAAGAAACAATTCTGAGCCGTCAGATATTGACATATATGTTGTCATTAACTTTCGTCATTATTGCGATTGCCATACTTGGCTCCTACTTATTTTATAGTTTCATAATTGATTATCTGCCGGGAGGGATTAACGCAGGTAATGAAGATAACATGACATTCCTTGACTGGATGTGGATCTTGATCGCTTCAGTTACCAGTCTGGTCGTTTCACTCTTTTTTACCGTAAAATTGTCTGCAAGAATATTAAAACCTTTGAATGAAGTAGCATACAGTCTGAAACAGATCTCTCAAGGAAACCTTAGCGCAAGAGCGTTTAGCAGTAATTCTCAGTTAGGCGAGATGAATAAACTCGTCAATGATTTCAATATAATGGCGGAAAAATTACAGACACTGGATGCTCAGCGAAATTTATGGAATGCTGCAATCGCTCATGAGCTCCGGACACCAGTGACTATTTTGAGAGGGAGGCTTCAGGGACTGGTTGACGGCGTGTTTGAACCAGAGCCGTCGCTATTCCAAAATCTCCTTAAACAAACTGAAGGGCTGACTAACTTAATAGAGGACCTTCGTGTCGTGAGTTCTTCAGGCGGGGCCGGATATTCTTTGGTGCTCAGTGAGGTCGATCTCAAGACAACAATTTCAAATACGCTGGATACCTTTTTACCAGACTTTGAAACTAAAGATTTTAAAATAGTAACTAAACTTAGCTCTCAGTGTAGCGTCTGCGATCCTTTACGCATAATTCAGTGCCTGACTGTCCTTTTTGATAATGCCTTAAAATATTCCACATCGAAAACGCTTTTAGTTAATAATGGTATCATGGGAAGCGATAATTTTATAATCGTTCAGGATAAAGGTCCGGGGATCCCTGAAGACCTCCAGAAGACCTTATTCCAGCCTTTTCAGCGAGGAGAACATGCAAAAAAAATTAATCCTGAGGGTTGTGGATTAGGACTATCGGTTGTTAAAGCCATTATGCGTGCCCATGGTGGAGACGTCAGCTACAGCTTAACACGAGAAAACGGTTCAGTTTTCAGGCTTTCATGGCCTGTTCAAGGGCATTGA
- a CDS encoding response regulator: MHKNTLIIVAEDDDDIAAILTGYLHKAGMKTMRAEDGEQAINLTRLHKPDLLLLDIHLPVYDGWNVLTTLRKETNVPVIMVTALDQDVDKLMGLRLGADDYVIKPFNPSEVIARVEAVLRRTRPIAEATHSRPLRTPFLTIYPDEFYVEITTQGEVSTPVLTTTEFKLLTYLARNPRKVCSREELLDACLPEGDSLDRTVDSHMSKLRKKLEHAGLKGIPESIRGLGYRLGDKK; this comes from the coding sequence ATGCATAAAAACACTCTGATCATCGTTGCTGAAGACGATGATGACATCGCCGCCATACTGACAGGCTATTTACATAAGGCAGGAATGAAAACCATGAGAGCCGAAGACGGTGAACAGGCGATCAATCTTACCCGTCTCCACAAGCCTGACCTCCTGCTATTGGACATTCACCTGCCCGTGTACGATGGCTGGAACGTTCTCACAACGTTAAGAAAGGAAACGAATGTACCCGTCATCATGGTTACGGCACTGGATCAAGACGTTGATAAACTGATGGGTCTACGGCTCGGGGCAGATGACTATGTGATAAAACCCTTTAATCCTTCAGAGGTTATTGCCAGAGTTGAAGCAGTCCTTCGCAGAACCAGACCGATTGCAGAGGCTACACATTCACGTCCTTTAAGAACGCCTTTTCTTACAATTTACCCCGATGAATTTTATGTAGAAATCACTACGCAAGGTGAGGTTTCCACGCCAGTACTTACCACGACTGAGTTTAAGCTTCTGACCTATCTGGCCAGAAATCCGAGAAAAGTGTGCTCAAGAGAGGAGTTACTCGATGCGTGTTTACCAGAGGGCGACTCGCTGGATCGCACTGTAGACAGTCATATGAGTAAACTCCGGAAAAAACTTGAGCATGCCGGACTAAAAGGCATTCCGGAAAGCATCAGAGGATTAGGCTACCGGCTCGGTGACAAAAAATGA
- a CDS encoding chorismate mutase — MNFSSIEDVRKRIDEIDSKLVKIIAQRSECVKAAATFKVDHSAVRAPDRVQQVIDKVRKQATEAGLPEVIIEKIYRTMIGAFIDYELEQHDQLRKKKSELD; from the coding sequence ATGAATTTTTCATCAATTGAAGACGTTAGAAAACGAATCGATGAAATTGACAGTAAACTGGTGAAGATAATCGCGCAACGCAGCGAATGTGTTAAAGCTGCAGCAACGTTCAAAGTTGACCACTCAGCCGTCCGCGCGCCAGACCGCGTCCAGCAGGTGATCGACAAGGTACGTAAACAGGCCACTGAAGCAGGACTTCCCGAAGTGATTATCGAAAAAATCTATCGGACTATGATTGGAGCGTTTATCGATTATGAACTCGAGCAACACGACCAACTGCGGAAGAAAAAATCTGAGCTTGATTAA
- a CDS encoding PLP-dependent aminotransferase family protein, producing the protein MRERSPWQPRLAEGNSSPTDRLVQALSDDILSGLLRLGARLPAHRELADTLGIAVGTVTKAYGILERRGLVRSVKGSGMFVALANSRSRTFIDLSQNTPPAALTSRSLSKTLTTLARRPDMDMFNTYAPATGHDEHRRLLAQWFSRLGVPADYQHLILTNGAQHALSVALSTVCEPFGRLYVEAQTYSGLIQLSHLLKLTLVGIPMDDEGMDVSVLEKILDENAEKGGAVYVTPLLQSPSTRIMSLARRQELVRVCRERGIKIIEDDVYRLMSTTELPQIAKIAPDITLYVNSLSKILNPALRIGGLLVPEALYSRAESMLRATAMMVSPLSSSIMEQWLIDGTAETVTLAIEYETRRRYQLAIDILGEHVYRSGLPSFHLWLPFSRDDAHSFYNAALATGIKVTAPASTEVGQQSDQYGVRLCIGGTEFSQLKQALLKLNEIAGQLKQKPDPFPLFNV; encoded by the coding sequence ATGCGCGAACGTTCTCCGTGGCAACCCCGTCTTGCAGAAGGCAATTCATCCCCTACCGATCGGCTGGTCCAGGCGTTGTCAGACGATATCCTTTCAGGCCTGCTGAGGCTCGGCGCGCGCCTTCCGGCGCATCGTGAACTGGCAGATACGCTCGGTATCGCGGTGGGTACTGTAACGAAAGCCTATGGGATCCTGGAGAGACGGGGTCTGGTTCGAAGCGTTAAGGGCAGCGGAATGTTTGTCGCGCTGGCCAATTCCAGAAGCCGAACCTTTATCGACCTGTCGCAAAACACCCCGCCAGCAGCACTGACCTCCCGGTCACTGAGTAAGACACTCACCACCCTCGCCCGGCGTCCTGACATGGATATGTTTAACACTTACGCCCCGGCAACGGGCCATGATGAACACCGGCGGCTTCTTGCGCAGTGGTTCAGTCGTCTGGGTGTCCCGGCAGATTACCAGCATCTCATCTTAACGAACGGTGCTCAGCATGCGCTCTCTGTAGCGTTGTCTACGGTCTGTGAACCTTTTGGCCGACTGTACGTTGAGGCTCAAACCTATTCAGGGCTGATTCAGCTGTCGCATTTACTGAAGCTCACATTAGTGGGGATCCCGATGGATGACGAAGGCATGGATGTCTCTGTTCTGGAAAAGATCCTCGATGAAAATGCGGAAAAAGGCGGTGCTGTCTATGTCACGCCGCTCTTACAAAGTCCGTCCACACGCATTATGAGCCTGGCCCGCCGTCAGGAACTGGTTCGGGTTTGTCGGGAAAGGGGCATAAAGATTATTGAGGATGATGTTTATCGGCTGATGAGCACGACAGAATTGCCCCAGATTGCCAAAATAGCCCCCGATATCACCTTATATGTGAATAGCTTATCTAAGATCCTTAATCCAGCATTGCGGATTGGCGGGCTGCTGGTACCGGAGGCGCTGTATTCACGAGCAGAATCCATGCTAAGGGCAACGGCGATGATGGTCTCTCCGCTAAGCAGCTCCATCATGGAGCAATGGCTGATTGATGGCACAGCAGAAACCGTCACCCTCGCAATTGAATACGAAACCCGGCGTCGTTACCAACTCGCTATCGACATTTTAGGGGAGCACGTTTATCGCTCGGGGCTGCCCAGCTTTCATCTCTGGTTACCGTTTTCACGCGATGACGCGCACTCGTTCTACAATGCAGCGCTGGCGACAGGCATCAAAGTGACAGCACCGGCCTCAACTGAAGTGGGTCAACAGTCGGATCAGTATGGCGTCAGGTTGTGTATTGGCGGAACGGAGTTCAGCCAGTTAAAGCAAGCACTCTTGAAACTCAACGAGATTGCCGGGCAACTCAAACAGAAACCAGACCCGTTCCCGCTTTTTAATGTATGA
- a CDS encoding SDR family oxidoreductase: MLRGKRAVITGGGRGFGQALCVWLAREGVEVDFCARRADDIQQTCSLITAEGGMAKGYICDLTRPESVSAFSSQLLTSDKPIDILILNAAQWLSGTLDDQPDTDIINTVSSGLTASILLTQALLPGLRRSDSADIVSIISSCGIPNFTDSIAHPAFFASKHGLSGFTTKLAQQLSEENIRVTGLYPPDFELTGLDSSVDSQCRMGERLLNGRSVWEAIRFVLVQPRSCHISSLYFQGPTREDLSDRV, from the coding sequence ATGCTGAGAGGCAAAAGAGCGGTTATTACGGGTGGGGGCAGGGGATTTGGTCAGGCGCTGTGCGTATGGCTGGCGCGGGAAGGCGTTGAGGTAGATTTTTGTGCGCGGCGGGCTGATGATATTCAACAAACCTGCAGTCTTATCACTGCTGAAGGCGGTATGGCAAAAGGGTATATCTGTGATTTAACCCGGCCTGAATCCGTTTCTGCGTTTTCTTCACAGCTATTAACTTCAGACAAGCCCATAGATATTTTAATTCTCAATGCTGCCCAATGGTTGTCAGGAACGTTAGACGACCAGCCTGATACCGACATTATTAATACCGTCAGTTCCGGCCTGACAGCGTCGATTCTTCTGACGCAGGCTCTGTTGCCTGGGCTAAGACGTTCAGACAGTGCTGATATCGTCTCAATTATCTCTTCCTGCGGGATCCCGAATTTCACGGATTCAATTGCGCACCCCGCTTTTTTCGCCAGCAAACATGGGCTCAGCGGATTTACAACAAAACTCGCACAGCAATTGTCCGAAGAAAATATACGGGTTACCGGACTGTACCCTCCTGATTTCGAACTTACAGGGTTAGATTCGAGTGTCGATAGCCAATGCAGAATGGGAGAGCGGCTCTTGAACGGGCGATCGGTCTGGGAAGCGATTCGTTTTGTGTTGGTTCAACCGCGTAGTTGCCATATAAGTAGCCTCTACTTTCAAGGTCCAACCCGCGAAGACCTGAGTGATAGGGTCTAA
- a CDS encoding glutathione peroxidase, whose protein sequence is MTTFYQLTATRLDGQPVAMLDFAGKVVLVVNTASQCGFTPQYGGLEALYKKYAAQGLVVLGFPCNQFGKQEPGDADDIARTCHIHYGVSFPIFEKIEVNGAAAHPVFRYLKNELPGVLGGRIKWNFTKFLIGRDGKPLKRFAPITTPEKMEAAILTALER, encoded by the coding sequence ATGACCACGTTTTATCAACTGACAGCCACCCGTCTGGATGGACAGCCTGTCGCTATGCTCGACTTCGCTGGCAAGGTGGTGTTGGTCGTGAATACCGCCAGCCAATGTGGCTTCACGCCACAATACGGCGGCCTTGAGGCGCTTTATAAGAAATACGCCGCTCAGGGGCTGGTGGTGCTTGGGTTCCCCTGCAACCAGTTCGGTAAACAGGAGCCCGGCGATGCCGACGACATCGCCAGGACCTGTCACATTCATTACGGTGTGAGCTTCCCGATATTCGAGAAGATCGAGGTCAACGGAGCCGCAGCGCATCCGGTGTTTCGCTATCTGAAAAACGAATTGCCCGGCGTGCTGGGGGGGCGAATCAAGTGGAACTTCACCAAGTTTCTGATCGGACGCGACGGTAAACCGCTCAAGCGTTTTGCGCCGATCACCACCCCCGAGAAAATGGAAGCCGCAATCCTTACTGCGCTTGAACGCTAA
- a CDS encoding LysR family transcriptional regulator: protein MMNLLHWRLLVAVADAGNISRAAEEIGMTQSGASQAIAQLEASLGFPVFTRERRYIGITALGEQVIENARNMLSQLNAIRILADKSRDLHQGRIRLASFPSVTSTLLPGLLRDVKRLHPGIEIVVLEGSDEEVEEWLAADTVELGVVMNPGPGRAQVILGQDAWVAVIPAKHQLAHHARAYGITLKALADQPFILATGGCVVNGKSLMEMAGLQLSDIRVTVRDWISACKLVGEEMGVALVPESALPETLRNLCVAPLTPAIHREFGLVCSSSGASSDATQTLLNALRKRR from the coding sequence ATGATGAATCTTTTACACTGGCGCCTGCTGGTGGCCGTCGCGGATGCCGGCAACATCTCGCGCGCCGCAGAAGAGATAGGAATGACTCAATCAGGTGCCAGCCAGGCCATCGCCCAGCTAGAAGCTTCGCTTGGATTTCCGGTATTTACGCGTGAGCGACGGTATATCGGCATTACCGCGCTGGGTGAGCAGGTTATTGAAAATGCAAGAAACATGCTTTCGCAGCTGAATGCCATCCGCATACTGGCTGATAAGAGCCGAGACTTACACCAAGGGCGCATTCGCCTGGCCAGTTTTCCCTCAGTGACGTCCACATTGTTGCCAGGGCTTCTGCGCGACGTTAAGCGCCTGCATCCGGGTATTGAAATCGTTGTCCTGGAAGGTTCGGACGAGGAAGTCGAGGAGTGGCTTGCCGCCGATACCGTAGAACTTGGGGTGGTCATGAATCCCGGCCCCGGGCGTGCACAGGTTATATTAGGACAGGATGCATGGGTCGCGGTAATACCAGCTAAACATCAGCTGGCACATCATGCCAGGGCTTATGGCATAACGCTAAAGGCGCTGGCAGACCAGCCCTTTATTCTGGCGACAGGCGGATGTGTCGTTAATGGAAAAAGCCTGATGGAAATGGCTGGTTTGCAACTTTCCGATATACGCGTAACAGTACGCGACTGGATTAGCGCCTGTAAGCTGGTCGGGGAAGAGATGGGCGTCGCCCTTGTACCTGAATCAGCCCTGCCGGAGACGCTGCGCAACCTGTGCGTGGCACCTTTGACGCCTGCTATACACCGGGAATTTGGGCTGGTTTGTTCGTCATCTGGAGCGTCTTCTGATGCAACGCAGACGCTGCTTAATGCGCTACGTAAGCGAAGATGA